From Flavobacteriales bacterium, a single genomic window includes:
- a CDS encoding aspartate/glutamate racemase family protein — translation MKKLGLIAGTSWHSTIVYYRLLNEMATDKLGPMSNPPMILYSQNIDIMRRGDHNEIRSEYLRIAKLLEDDGADGIAICASFGV, via the coding sequence ATGAAAAAACTCGGACTCATTGCCGGCACGTCGTGGCATTCGACCATCGTGTATTACCGCCTCCTGAATGAAATGGCGACGGACAAACTCGGCCCTATGAGTAATCCGCCCATGATCCTTTACAGCCAAAATATCGACATCATGCGGCGCGGCGATCACAACGAGATTCGCTCCGAATATCTGCGCATTGCGAAGTTACTGGAAGACGACGGCGCCGACGGGATCGCCATCTGCGCCTCATTTGGTGTATGA
- a CDS encoding PH domain-containing protein, giving the protein MEHKIYRSKLSWGLAALAAGPLLLALALTINQRAWAATAIVAATLIFMGITYALTFYSITKEHDLVVHGGPFVRRRFPISTIKSIEPARTILAAPAWSLDRLHISFGKYDAVVISPVNKEEFISLLRNINPNIELKVK; this is encoded by the coding sequence ATGGAGCACAAAATATATCGATCGAAGTTAAGCTGGGGCTTGGCTGCGCTGGCGGCCGGACCGCTGCTCTTGGCGTTGGCCCTTACGATCAACCAACGAGCCTGGGCTGCAACGGCCATTGTAGCGGCCACGCTCATTTTCATGGGCATCACCTACGCCTTGACCTTTTATTCGATCACCAAAGAACATGACTTGGTGGTGCACGGTGGACCGTTCGTACGGCGGCGATTTCCCATAAGTACCATCAAGAGCATTGAGCCGGCGCGCACCATCTTAGCGGCCCCGGCCTGGTCACTCGACCGGCTACACATCAGCTTCGGCAAGTACGATGCGGTGGTGATTTCGCCGGTTAATAAAGAAGAATTCATTTCGCTCTTACGGAACATCAACCCCAATATCGAACTAAAAGTAAAGTGA
- the ppk2 gene encoding polyphosphate kinase 2: MKASDLTPEGVAILNTKVGVTHLLEKKKVDLEKALRYTRYELRLRQLQVELIKLQNWVIEEGKKVVGLFEGRDAAGKGGAIRRITAHINPRHYRIVALRKPTDEEAGQWYFQRYVNQLPKGGEIVFFDRSWYNRAIVEPVNGFCTPSQYEIFMSQVNEFERMIQESNIHLIKFYFSITKDEQASRFKDISKSPLKKWKMSPVDEKAQELWDDYTKYKDAMFAKTNLPTSPWVIVQANDKTDARIEAAKHLLRTIPYPDKGEVVHKDVPLV; this comes from the coding sequence ATGAAAGCATCAGATCTGACACCGGAAGGCGTGGCCATTCTGAACACCAAGGTGGGCGTTACCCACTTGCTGGAAAAGAAGAAGGTCGATTTGGAAAAAGCGCTGCGTTATACCAGGTATGAACTTCGGTTACGCCAACTTCAAGTGGAACTGATCAAGTTACAGAACTGGGTCATCGAGGAGGGAAAAAAGGTCGTGGGGCTCTTTGAGGGGCGCGATGCTGCGGGTAAAGGGGGCGCTATTCGGCGTATCACCGCGCATATAAATCCGCGGCACTACCGGATCGTGGCCTTGCGTAAACCCACTGATGAGGAGGCCGGACAATGGTATTTTCAGCGGTACGTGAATCAGTTGCCCAAGGGCGGAGAGATCGTGTTCTTTGATCGCAGCTGGTACAATCGGGCTATCGTAGAACCGGTAAACGGGTTTTGCACGCCATCGCAATACGAGATCTTTATGAGTCAGGTGAACGAATTCGAGCGAATGATCCAGGAATCGAACATTCACCTCATCAAATTCTATTTCTCGATCACCAAGGATGAGCAAGCGAGTCGGTTCAAGGACATTAGTAAAAGTCCTTTGAAAAAGTGGAAAATGAGCCCGGTCGATGAGAAAGCACAAGAGCTTTGGGACGACTACACGAAGTATAAAGACGCCATGTTCGCCAAGACGAACTTACCTACTTCGCCCTGGGTGATCGTTCAGGCGAACGACAAAACCGATGCGCGGATCGAAGCCGCCAAGCATCTCTTACGTACGATTCCGTACCCCGATAAAGGTGAAGTTGTGCATAAGGATGTACCTTTGGTTTAA
- a CDS encoding amino acid racemase — protein sequence MYDHVQPQIDIPILHIADATAKKALSGRWPRLGLPGTKPVMGMEFLKERLRDKHGLEVLLPPEKHREQVHHYIAKELTSGIFSGEARAFYSERMKEFKEAGADAIILGCTELPIMFGPEDFDLPLLDTTRLHAEMAMDFIFS from the coding sequence GTGTATGACCACGTGCAGCCGCAGATCGATATCCCCATCTTGCATATCGCGGATGCTACGGCTAAAAAGGCCCTCTCGGGCCGATGGCCACGTCTCGGTCTGCCGGGCACCAAACCGGTGATGGGCATGGAATTTTTAAAAGAGCGGCTTCGTGATAAGCACGGTCTGGAGGTACTGCTACCCCCCGAAAAGCACCGCGAGCAAGTGCACCATTATATCGCCAAGGAGCTTACTAGCGGGATCTTCAGCGGTGAGGCACGTGCGTTTTATTCGGAGCGCATGAAGGAGTTCAAGGAAGCTGGTGCCGACGCCATTATTCTGGGATGTACGGAACTGCCGATCATGTTCGGCCCTGAGGACTTCGATCTGCCTTTGCTCGACACAACAAGGTTACACGCTGAAATGGCCATGGATTTTATCTTTTCCTGA
- a CDS encoding T9SS type A sorting domain-containing protein, producing the protein MIALTGTTGNGVFPGLSLPPPSVPSSYYHYIVVLNARLSRIWGHLTPYISFDVEDQLHRSNNNLVHQALTFPQGVNNPEVVLLTKYNWQGNFLRTDTLPYSSTSFHFNANDVLVRGNEYFTFVYDPYTRVEVHHFGRSGRTEEGYFTGSFFLPLYLVPDGPEDLWIAGCVHRANLTVNGDTSIVNPNYPDGAIPMHRYWIWWDRTAAVSLTETHLPELRIGPNPTADRMGISLPNSAFRWYLLTAKGVHRAAGTEKNEAEIDLGGLAAGYYILVVETDQGRRVERVVKLNS; encoded by the coding sequence ATGATCGCCTTAACGGGCACCACCGGCAACGGTGTTTTTCCGGGTCTAAGTCTGCCCCCGCCCTCGGTACCGTCGAGCTACTATCACTATATCGTGGTACTCAATGCTCGCCTCAGCCGAATTTGGGGCCACCTCACTCCATACATCAGCTTTGACGTCGAAGATCAACTCCATCGATCGAATAACAACCTCGTTCACCAAGCACTCACCTTTCCACAAGGAGTCAATAATCCGGAGGTGGTTTTACTCACCAAGTACAATTGGCAAGGCAATTTCCTGCGTACCGATACCCTGCCCTATTCCTCCACGTCCTTTCACTTCAACGCAAACGACGTACTCGTGCGCGGAAACGAGTACTTTACCTTCGTGTACGACCCCTATACCCGGGTCGAAGTGCACCATTTCGGCAGATCCGGCCGGACCGAAGAAGGCTACTTCACCGGATCCTTCTTTTTACCCCTTTACCTCGTGCCCGACGGCCCCGAGGACCTCTGGATCGCGGGTTGTGTTCACAGGGCCAACCTCACGGTCAACGGCGACACCTCGATAGTGAACCCAAACTACCCCGATGGTGCCATTCCCATGCATCGGTATTGGATTTGGTGGGACCGAACCGCCGCGGTGTCTCTGACCGAAACCCACTTGCCCGAATTGCGCATTGGGCCCAACCCCACCGCGGATCGCATGGGTATATCGCTACCCAACAGCGCCTTCCGCTGGTATCTGCTGACCGCCAAAGGTGTGCATCGTGCCGCAGGCACAGAAAAAAACGAAGCCGAAATCGATTTGGGCGGCCTCGCGGCCGGATACTACATATTGGTCGTTGAAACGGACCAAGGTCGGAGGGTGGAGCGCGTAGTTAAGCTAAATTCTTGA
- a CDS encoding dihydrofolate reductase family protein, with product MVILYIATTLDGFIADEQGGVGWIPPAPDGEDFGYNEFYASCSHTFQGGNTYRQVLTFGEWPYASTHNVVVSKTATAAHPTVEVVNQNPMEKLRQLRAIAEKHVWLIGGGDLNGRALGAGLIEEVWQFVMPVNLGRGIPLFGNHKAVERPVEILERRVLPGGGFFVKYRP from the coding sequence ATGGTGATCCTGTACATCGCAACCACCTTGGACGGATTCATCGCCGATGAACAGGGCGGCGTCGGTTGGATTCCGCCCGCACCCGATGGTGAGGACTTCGGCTACAACGAGTTCTACGCGAGCTGTTCGCATACCTTTCAAGGCGGAAACACCTATCGCCAGGTACTGACCTTTGGTGAGTGGCCGTATGCATCGACGCATAACGTAGTGGTGAGCAAGACCGCTACGGCCGCACATCCGACCGTTGAGGTCGTAAACCAAAACCCCATGGAAAAGCTACGGCAACTGCGGGCTATCGCCGAAAAGCACGTGTGGCTCATCGGCGGGGGCGATTTGAATGGCCGGGCGCTTGGGGCCGGACTCATAGAAGAGGTGTGGCAGTTCGTTATGCCCGTGAATCTGGGCCGGGGAATTCCACTTTTCGGCAACCACAAAGCAGTGGAGCGGCCGGTCGAGATTCTGGAGCGCAGGGTGCTGCCCGGGGGCGGATTCTTCGTGAAGTACCGTCCGTAA
- the ppk2 gene encoding polyphosphate kinase 2, whose translation MFTAEELVGLKTRRDLIDLADDKNLDLRKFKRNLRYEEELSRLQVELVNLQRHISNKKMRVAVLFEGRDAAGKGGAIKRFKEHLNPRTMRVVALTKPTVAEQGSWYFRRYIRVLPEPGEIVFFDRTWYNRAVVEPVMGFCTKQQYELFMRQVQEFEHMLYEDGVHVIKFWFSISKEEQQKRFESRLENPLKVWKFSPVDMKGQELWDKYTYFKEQMFSRTHSAFSPWTIVKANNKRTARLESIRHVLSQIDYPGKPRAKTTIFPDPNIVQRYYRQLEQIDI comes from the coding sequence ATGTTCACCGCCGAAGAGTTGGTTGGGTTAAAGACCCGTAGGGATCTTATTGACCTGGCCGACGACAAAAATCTGGACCTGCGTAAATTCAAGAGAAACCTGCGGTACGAAGAAGAGCTATCGCGCCTGCAGGTCGAGTTGGTGAATCTTCAGCGCCACATCTCCAATAAAAAAATGCGGGTGGCCGTGCTTTTCGAAGGGCGCGATGCCGCCGGAAAGGGGGGCGCAATAAAGCGATTCAAGGAACATTTGAATCCGCGTACCATGCGCGTGGTGGCCTTGACCAAGCCCACCGTGGCCGAGCAGGGATCGTGGTACTTTCGACGGTACATTCGCGTGCTGCCCGAACCCGGCGAGATCGTCTTCTTCGACCGCACCTGGTACAATAGGGCCGTCGTTGAACCGGTCATGGGCTTTTGCACTAAGCAGCAATACGAGCTCTTTATGAGGCAAGTTCAGGAGTTCGAGCACATGCTTTACGAAGATGGCGTGCACGTGATCAAGTTCTGGTTTTCGATCTCCAAAGAAGAGCAACAAAAGCGGTTCGAGTCGCGCCTCGAAAACCCCCTCAAGGTCTGGAAATTCAGTCCTGTCGATATGAAGGGTCAAGAGCTCTGGGATAAATACACCTATTTCAAAGAGCAGATGTTCTCGCGCACGCACAGTGCCTTTAGTCCGTGGACCATCGTGAAGGCCAACAACAAGCGCACTGCTCGGCTCGAAAGCATTCGCCACGTCTTGAGCCAAATCGACTACCCGGGCAAGCCGAGGGCCAAGACCACCATCTTCCCCGATCCGAATATCGTTCAGCGTTATTATCGTCAACTCGAACAAATCGACATTTGA
- a CDS encoding DinB family protein, protein MDKKEITSAIERNYGDFIALVNGLSDTDFERAPEGKWTPGKQLEHLAKSVRPLALALYLPESVLRWRFGKANRPSKTYDALVEKYLAKIQPGYVPKKQYIPRSVPISERDRWSQKLGRQVKTVVRHVEGMSEEQLDRMVAPHPAIGVLTLREMMYFTIYHAEHHSALVKRDQQILKA, encoded by the coding sequence GTGGACAAGAAAGAAATCACATCGGCCATTGAGCGAAACTACGGGGACTTTATAGCGCTCGTGAACGGGTTATCGGATACGGACTTTGAGCGAGCGCCGGAAGGAAAGTGGACTCCCGGCAAGCAACTGGAGCATTTGGCCAAGTCGGTGCGGCCACTGGCCTTGGCCCTTTACTTGCCCGAGTCGGTGCTTCGATGGCGTTTCGGAAAGGCAAACCGTCCAAGCAAGACGTACGATGCGTTGGTCGAAAAATACCTAGCGAAGATCCAGCCGGGCTATGTACCCAAGAAACAATACATACCGCGTAGCGTTCCTATTTCGGAACGAGACAGATGGTCGCAGAAGCTGGGTAGACAGGTAAAGACGGTCGTGCGGCATGTAGAGGGCATGTCCGAAGAACAGCTCGATCGTATGGTAGCCCCGCATCCGGCGATCGGGGTATTGACCTTGCGCGAGATGATGTACTTCACGATCTACCATGCCGAACACCACTCGGCTTTGGTGAAGCGCGACCAACAAATATTGAAAGCATGA
- a CDS encoding TonB-dependent receptor: MKNALLLFLLFTLFPTALRAQNSGITGTVVDPEGVPVLYASVVVMEQGDSSIVEGSATDIEGFFRLTPPAGPYILQVSFLSYENEYRDIDFNGKSLALGTLNLSPSSLVIGEVEVVEKRSEMELKLDKRVMNVGEDLKSSGLNASEILEYVPSVTVDVEGNVSLRGSENVRILINGRPSGLLGTNVADALRQLPGDLIESVEVITNPSARYDAEGEVGIINIVLKKERKSGLNGSVQAVTGYPDDHRLTLNANYRNQNVNLFGSYSVRYRNSPGGGMATQIIDNSDTSYTFVSDRDQLRGGWSNTFRAGADFYLGDYSTLTVSGLYDTERGNNYVDLLYYDETNEGITLGETLRADKELELEDTYEVNVNWLRTFDEKDRKWTIDLQFIKDNDVEDSDLLQTSTYPGSDSLFQRSTNTENETNYLIQTDYIDPLPNGAQLELGYKSAWRLIDNDFSVETREGSEGDWTPVDGLNNYFRYTEGIHAAYAILSQDLGRWSWQGGLRAEYSDIETELVETGETNPRNYLNWFPSVFFGYELTENQTLQMSYSRRLSRPRFRWLLPFSSYSDNRNFWAGNPGLNPEYTDSYEASYLYYFDKGSVLTSAYYRHRTGIIQRITFIDSVGNTVRFPVNLAVQDAYGFEFTANYDINYDWRINGNVNFFHEVTAGSYEGEDFGADNTSWTARLSSQWNFTDKLKGQVSGFCRGPTQNAQGRVQAIAAVDASVGIDLFNGKGNLSLNVRDLFNSRKRRWVIEEPGYYSENTFQWRQRQWLLTFSYRLKQERNPSDRREGGPGSDGGGFDDE; encoded by the coding sequence ATGAAGAACGCCCTACTCCTCTTTTTACTATTCACATTGTTCCCCACGGCACTACGGGCGCAGAACTCGGGTATTACCGGAACGGTGGTGGACCCCGAAGGAGTGCCGGTGCTCTATGCTTCGGTGGTGGTGATGGAGCAAGGCGATAGCAGCATCGTTGAAGGGTCTGCGACCGATATCGAGGGGTTCTTCCGGTTGACACCTCCGGCCGGGCCCTATATTCTGCAAGTTAGTTTCCTGAGTTACGAAAACGAATACCGCGACATCGACTTCAACGGAAAGTCGCTTGCCTTGGGCACCCTTAACCTGAGTCCATCGAGCTTGGTGATCGGTGAGGTAGAAGTGGTGGAAAAACGGAGCGAAATGGAACTCAAGCTCGACAAGCGCGTCATGAACGTGGGTGAAGACCTGAAATCATCGGGACTGAACGCCAGCGAGATTCTCGAATACGTTCCAAGCGTTACCGTCGACGTTGAAGGAAACGTGAGTCTACGCGGATCCGAGAACGTTCGGATTCTCATAAACGGCCGCCCCTCCGGACTCTTGGGAACCAACGTGGCCGACGCCCTGCGCCAGCTTCCGGGCGACCTCATCGAAAGCGTAGAAGTGATCACCAACCCGAGTGCGCGGTACGATGCCGAAGGAGAAGTGGGGATCATCAATATCGTTCTCAAGAAAGAGCGCAAGAGTGGACTCAACGGATCGGTTCAGGCCGTGACGGGCTACCCCGACGATCACCGACTTACACTCAACGCCAACTACCGCAACCAAAATGTGAACCTCTTTGGGAGTTACAGCGTGCGTTACCGAAATAGCCCGGGGGGTGGAATGGCCACGCAAATCATCGACAACAGCGACACCTCGTATACCTTTGTGAGTGACCGCGATCAATTGCGCGGAGGGTGGAGCAATACCTTTAGGGCCGGAGCCGATTTTTACCTCGGCGATTACAGCACGCTGACCGTGAGCGGACTCTACGATACCGAACGCGGAAACAACTACGTGGACCTTTTATACTACGACGAAACCAACGAGGGCATCACCCTTGGGGAAACCTTGCGGGCCGATAAAGAGCTGGAATTGGAAGATACCTACGAGGTTAACGTGAACTGGCTGCGCACCTTCGACGAAAAAGACCGAAAATGGACGATAGACTTGCAGTTCATCAAAGACAACGACGTGGAGGACAGTGACCTCTTGCAAACCAGCACATACCCGGGAAGCGATAGTCTATTTCAGCGTTCTACCAATACCGAGAACGAAACCAACTACCTCATTCAGACCGACTACATCGACCCGCTGCCGAACGGTGCACAGCTCGAATTGGGGTATAAAAGTGCCTGGAGATTGATCGACAACGATTTCAGCGTCGAAACACGAGAGGGTTCGGAGGGCGATTGGACTCCGGTCGATGGGCTCAACAACTACTTCCGTTACACGGAGGGCATTCATGCCGCGTACGCCATTTTAAGTCAAGATCTCGGTCGTTGGTCATGGCAAGGAGGCTTGCGAGCCGAGTACAGCGACATCGAGACCGAGCTCGTCGAAACGGGTGAAACGAACCCCCGCAATTATCTCAACTGGTTCCCGAGCGTTTTCTTCGGTTATGAGCTCACCGAAAATCAGACCCTTCAAATGAGTTACAGTCGCCGACTTAGTCGTCCGCGATTCCGATGGCTTCTGCCGTTCAGCAGCTACAGCGACAACCGAAACTTCTGGGCAGGAAACCCCGGCCTCAACCCGGAATACACCGATAGCTACGAAGCCAGCTACCTCTATTACTTTGATAAAGGAAGCGTTCTCACCTCTGCCTACTACCGCCACCGCACGGGCATCATACAGCGCATCACCTTTATCGATTCAGTAGGTAATACCGTGCGTTTTCCGGTGAATTTGGCCGTACAAGACGCCTATGGATTCGAGTTTACCGCGAATTACGACATCAACTACGATTGGCGCATCAACGGAAACGTGAATTTTTTCCACGAAGTAACGGCCGGATCCTACGAAGGTGAAGATTTCGGGGCCGATAACACCTCGTGGACCGCCCGACTTAGTTCGCAGTGGAATTTCACCGACAAACTCAAAGGACAAGTGAGCGGGTTCTGCCGGGGACCAACTCAAAACGCTCAAGGTCGCGTTCAGGCCATTGCGGCCGTCGACGCCAGCGTGGGCATCGACCTGTTCAATGGAAAAGGGAACCTTAGCCTCAACGTGCGCGACCTCTTTAACTCGCGCAAACGCCGGTGGGTCATTGAAGAACCGGGCTACTACAGCGAAAACACTTTTCAGTGGCGACAACGTCAATGGTTGCTTACCTTTAGCTACCGCCTCAAACAAGAGCGCAACCCCAGCGATCGCCGTGAAGGCGGTCCGGGTAGCGATGGCGGTGGTTTCGATGACGAATAA
- a CDS encoding SsrA-binding protein, with amino-acid sequence MRYAFFSFLSSLNRAVLPMLWKRVELDKMSKVQMAIIGYKRWVTFNYLDERKKKGTSSNR; translated from the coding sequence ATGCGTTATGCCTTTTTCTCTTTTTTGAGTAGCCTCAACAGGGCGGTTTTGCCCATGCTGTGGAAACGGGTCGAGCTCGACAAAATGTCGAAAGTTCAAATGGCCATCATTGGATACAAGCGCTGGGTGACGTTCAACTACTTGGACGAGCGAAAGAAGAAAGGAACGAGTTCCAACCGGTAA
- a CDS encoding SPFH domain-containing protein has translation MGFMNIVYLVLVLLLILGSVFVVKQQTSAIVERFGRFQSVRRAGLQFRIPLIDRIAGRLSLKIRQLDVLVETKTKDDVFVRMKISVQYQIKPAQVYDAFYQLSDPVDQITSYVFDTVRAEVPKMKLDDVFERKDDIAIATKRELEQAMETYGFSIVKALVTDIDPDQEVKIAMNRINAAERQKVAAEYEAEADRIKIVAKARAEAESKRLQGQGIADQRREIAKGLEDSVTVLNKAGINPQEASALIVITQHYDTLHSVGENANSNLVMLPNAPNAASDMLQSMVASLAATKNFPPKAEK, from the coding sequence ATGGGGTTTATGAATATAGTTTACCTGGTCCTGGTCCTCTTGCTCATTCTGGGATCCGTGTTCGTGGTCAAGCAGCAAACATCGGCCATTGTAGAGCGATTTGGACGCTTCCAAAGTGTTCGCAGGGCCGGACTTCAATTTCGCATTCCGCTGATCGATCGAATTGCGGGCCGACTCAGCCTCAAAATCCGGCAGCTCGACGTGCTGGTGGAGACCAAGACCAAAGACGACGTGTTCGTGCGGATGAAAATCTCGGTACAGTACCAGATAAAACCCGCACAGGTCTACGATGCCTTTTACCAGCTCAGTGATCCGGTCGACCAAATAACGAGCTACGTATTCGACACCGTGCGCGCCGAAGTGCCGAAAATGAAGCTCGACGATGTCTTCGAGCGCAAAGACGACATTGCCATAGCCACTAAGCGCGAGTTGGAACAAGCCATGGAGACCTACGGTTTCAGTATAGTCAAAGCCCTGGTCACCGACATCGATCCCGATCAAGAAGTGAAGATCGCCATGAACCGGATCAATGCTGCGGAACGACAAAAAGTGGCGGCCGAATATGAGGCCGAAGCGGACCGCATCAAGATCGTAGCCAAAGCGCGGGCCGAAGCCGAAAGCAAGCGGCTACAAGGTCAAGGTATCGCCGACCAGCGCCGAGAGATCGCCAAAGGATTGGAAGATTCGGTTACGGTCCTGAATAAAGCCGGGATCAACCCGCAAGAAGCCTCTGCCTTGATCGTTATTACACAGCACTACGACACCTTGCACAGCGTTGGTGAAAACGCGAACAGCAACCTCGTGATGTTACCCAATGCGCCAAATGCCGCCAGCGATATGCTTCAGAGCATGGTGGCGAGTTTGGCCGCCACCAAAAATTTCCCGCCGAAGGCGGAAAAATAA
- the msrB gene encoding peptide-methionine (R)-S-oxide reductase MsrB: MNWNDVIRYANNGSPEPSRRVERSTDEWARQLTPEQFRITRQKGTERAGTGAYCESHVAGKYNCICCDEPLFDSTVKFASGSGWPSFTEPVRQNAIKYEKDTSFGMVRVEVLCSVCDAHLGHVFPDGPPPSGLRFCINSESLKLVEKAE; encoded by the coding sequence ATGAATTGGAACGACGTAATACGCTACGCCAATAATGGCTCTCCCGAACCCTCGCGGCGAGTTGAGAGGTCGACAGATGAATGGGCGCGTCAACTGACTCCCGAACAGTTTCGCATCACGCGACAAAAAGGAACGGAACGGGCGGGGACGGGCGCCTATTGTGAATCGCATGTCGCGGGTAAGTACAACTGCATCTGCTGCGATGAGCCGCTGTTCGATAGCACAGTCAAATTCGCATCGGGATCCGGGTGGCCCAGCTTTACAGAGCCAGTGAGACAAAACGCCATCAAGTACGAAAAAGATACCTCGTTCGGAATGGTTCGTGTTGAGGTCCTGTGCAGCGTTTGCGACGCCCATCTAGGACACGTTTTTCCGGATGGCCCACCCCCTTCAGGGCTTCGATTCTGCATCAACTCCGAAAGCTTGAAACTGGTTGAAAAAGCGGAGTAA
- a CDS encoding hemolysin III family protein → MAQEYSGAHERANTVTHFLGFLFGLVTFPLLVRHILIEGGRPYDPIGAVVYGIGFLMVFGFSSLYHFHKEPKKKRLMKIWDHISIYFLIAGTYTPFLLHYATPRVQWNMLAVLWGLTALGTVFKVFFTGRFRLVSTGIYLAMGWLIILAPTSFRAALPDEQVQWIFIGGAFYTLGTIFYLIERIPFNHAIWHVFVLGGAVSHFIGIWKIFA, encoded by the coding sequence ATGGCACAAGAATATAGTGGTGCTCACGAACGGGCGAATACCGTAACACATTTTTTGGGATTCTTATTTGGACTCGTGACCTTTCCGCTGTTGGTGCGGCATATTTTGATCGAGGGCGGACGGCCATACGACCCTATTGGGGCCGTGGTGTACGGCATTGGATTCTTAATGGTCTTTGGGTTTTCGTCGCTCTATCATTTTCACAAAGAGCCCAAGAAAAAGAGACTGATGAAGATCTGGGATCACATCAGTATCTACTTTTTGATCGCCGGAACGTATACGCCATTTTTATTGCACTATGCGACGCCTCGGGTGCAGTGGAACATGCTGGCGGTTCTCTGGGGATTAACGGCTTTAGGAACCGTATTCAAGGTGTTCTTTACCGGTCGGTTTAGGTTGGTTTCTACCGGGATTTACCTCGCGATGGGTTGGCTCATTATTTTGGCGCCGACGTCATTTAGAGCTGCGCTGCCCGATGAACAAGTTCAGTGGATTTTCATCGGAGGGGCATTCTATACTTTGGGCACGATCTTTTATTTGATTGAGCGCATCCCGTTCAACCACGCTATTTGGCACGTATTCGTGCTCGGCGGAGCGGTTTCTCATTTTATCGGTATCTGGAAGATCTTCGCTTAG
- a CDS encoding GNAT family N-acetyltransferase, whose protein sequence is MPQWKPKIRRGEPHDYRAVVEVFQAAIKAGEDYYSEEQRSAWKSSTDNRDRWHRKIRDDHFLVAEDETGKLIGFGSICWDGYLDVLYVHPDFQRRRVAKKLYKALEKEAKKKAFDRLFSDASQWAKPFFEAMGFMEIAENEVERKGVKMTNFRMEKHL, encoded by the coding sequence ATGCCTCAATGGAAACCCAAGATCCGACGCGGAGAGCCGCACGACTATCGTGCCGTGGTCGAGGTGTTCCAAGCGGCGATCAAAGCCGGCGAGGATTATTACTCTGAGGAGCAGCGATCGGCCTGGAAGTCGAGTACCGACAACCGCGACCGATGGCACCGAAAGATTCGCGACGATCATTTCCTGGTCGCAGAAGACGAAACCGGAAAGCTCATTGGATTCGGATCCATTTGCTGGGATGGGTACTTAGACGTACTATATGTACATCCGGATTTTCAAAGAAGGCGAGTAGCAAAAAAACTGTACAAGGCGCTTGAAAAGGAGGCGAAAAAGAAGGCGTTCGATCGACTATTTTCCGATGCCAGTCAATGGGCCAAACCCTTTTTCGAAGCTATGGGTTTTATGGAAATCGCCGAGAACGAAGTAGAGCGAAAAGGCGTGAAAATGACTAATTTCCGCATGGAAAAACATTTGTGA